The following are from one region of the Lacinutrix sp. Bg11-31 genome:
- a CDS encoding TonB-dependent receptor, translating into MKKINLLFALLLCSAFTFAQQSLTGKVTDVDGSALPGINIVEKGTQNGTATDFDGNYTINVGDNATLVYSSVGYAKQEIKVKGKSTINVTMADGEALEEIVLVGSRTAPRSNADTALPVDIVGSDELISTGQATFDKALQYRIPSFNTVQTPVNDATSLLDPYEIRNMGPSRTLILINGKRKNLSALLYTQTSPGRGETGADISAIPTDAIKRVEILRDGASAQYGSDAIAGVMNIILKDDVNKGSATLRTGMTSEGDGEMIGISLNNGTEIGDDKGFINYTVDFSKKELANRPGTVSAEGEADGNTGFGADIDVVREFLSRNPDANNINGSPETAASKFSVNAGYDLSESTQLYANAAYVFKKVNSFANYRTPYWRTVESMPYLATFFPGDHPTNAGGYDGYVPTFEGDLSDYNGTIGFKSKINDWNLDLSFTTGGNTQTYKVNNSHNRNDVSSDPVWTDANENHEVDPGEISFTPLYRENSPRSFDPGGTRFSHNVGNIDISRVLSDKVSIGFGAEFRSEIFEVIEGGAASHQGGGADSFAGNAPENSGKFSRYNLGGYFSLDYDVSDAFLLSGTVRTENYSDFGNTFVYKLSSRYKLTDNLTARASLSTGFRAPTLHQIYTQKAQYSFSGGGIVVGGLVNNVSPQANALSIPKLDAEESNNFTIGFGGKLGNGISFTLDYYNIVVKDRIVLSTEITGTAFDTDGNNIGTTALDDVLRDGGISDLSFFANAIDTRTSGIDAVVSKRNIAIGNGKLDLNLSGNITLQNERDGAVKNPKIVEDAGQSVVNATQEALFFTSRPETKWILGANYDIGKFGFSLNNTYFGKTTFQQGDLNENIRTEFIPKVVTDLGVNYNATEKLTIALNINNLLNVLPEWEFKANNAEGQAIMNDTTITSSGLTPIQNESNAITFNQRYSQMTYDGSHFSQLGTLFNLSLNYKF; encoded by the coding sequence ATGAAAAAAATTAACTTATTATTTGCCTTACTACTTTGTTCGGCATTTACTTTTGCACAACAATCCCTTACAGGAAAAGTAACAGATGTCGATGGCTCTGCTCTTCCTGGTATTAACATTGTGGAAAAAGGCACACAAAACGGAACTGCTACAGATTTCGATGGAAACTACACTATAAATGTTGGTGATAATGCCACATTAGTATATAGCTCTGTAGGCTATGCGAAACAAGAAATAAAAGTAAAAGGAAAATCTACTATCAATGTAACAATGGCAGATGGTGAAGCTTTAGAAGAAATTGTTCTTGTAGGATCTCGTACTGCACCAAGAAGTAATGCTGACACAGCTTTACCAGTAGATATCGTTGGTTCTGACGAACTAATCTCTACAGGTCAAGCAACTTTCGATAAAGCATTACAATATAGAATACCATCATTTAACACGGTACAAACTCCTGTTAATGATGCAACTTCTTTACTAGATCCTTACGAAATTAGAAACATGGGTCCTAGTAGAACTTTAATCCTTATTAACGGTAAACGTAAAAACTTAAGTGCTTTATTATACACACAAACTTCTCCTGGTCGTGGTGAAACTGGCGCAGATATCTCTGCAATACCAACAGACGCGATTAAAAGAGTTGAAATATTACGTGATGGTGCTTCTGCACAGTATGGTTCTGATGCCATTGCAGGTGTAATGAACATTATCTTAAAAGACGATGTTAACAAAGGTTCTGCAACATTAAGAACTGGAATGACTTCTGAAGGTGATGGTGAAATGATTGGTATTTCTCTTAACAATGGAACTGAAATTGGAGACGATAAAGGTTTTATTAATTATACAGTAGATTTTTCTAAAAAAGAGTTAGCAAATAGACCAGGTACAGTTAGTGCCGAAGGTGAAGCTGATGGAAATACTGGATTTGGAGCTGATATAGATGTTGTTAGAGAATTCTTATCTAGGAATCCTGATGCAAACAATATTAATGGTTCTCCAGAAACTGCTGCTTCTAAGTTTTCTGTAAATGCTGGATATGATTTATCTGAAAGCACACAATTATATGCTAATGCAGCTTATGTATTTAAAAAAGTAAATAGTTTTGCAAACTACAGAACTCCTTATTGGAGAACTGTTGAATCAATGCCTTATTTAGCAACATTCTTCCCTGGAGACCACCCAACAAATGCAGGTGGATACGATGGTTATGTACCAACATTTGAAGGAGACTTAAGTGATTATAACGGTACAATTGGTTTTAAATCTAAGATAAATGATTGGAATTTAGATTTAAGTTTTACAACCGGTGGAAACACACAAACATATAAAGTAAACAACTCTCACAATAGAAACGATGTATCCTCTGATCCAGTTTGGACAGATGCTAACGAAAACCATGAAGTAGATCCAGGAGAAATAAGCTTTACTCCATTATACAGAGAAAACAGCCCAAGATCATTTGATCCAGGTGGAACTCGTTTTTCACATAACGTAGGGAATATTGACATCTCTAGAGTATTATCTGACAAAGTAAGTATTGGTTTTGGTGCTGAGTTTAGAAGTGAAATATTTGAAGTTATTGAAGGTGGTGCTGCATCTCATCAAGGTGGTGGAGCAGATTCTTTCGCTGGTAATGCGCCAGAGAATTCAGGTAAATTTAGCAGGTATAATTTAGGTGGTTATTTTTCTTTAGATTATGACGTAAGTGATGCCTTTTTATTAAGTGGTACTGTTAGAACAGAGAACTATTCAGATTTCGGTAACACATTTGTTTATAAATTAAGTTCTCGTTATAAATTAACAGACAATTTAACAGCAAGAGCTTCTCTATCTACAGGATTTAGAGCTCCTACACTTCACCAAATATATACTCAAAAAGCACAATATAGCTTTAGTGGTGGTGGAATTGTTGTTGGTGGTTTAGTTAATAATGTATCTCCTCAAGCTAATGCTTTAAGCATACCTAAATTAGATGCTGAAGAATCAAACAACTTTACTATTGGTTTTGGTGGTAAACTTGGTAATGGTATCTCATTTACATTAGATTATTACAATATTGTTGTTAAAGATAGAATTGTATTAAGTACAGAAATAACTGGTACTGCTTTCGATACAGATGGAAATAATATAGGTACAACAGCCTTAGATGATGTATTAAGAGATGGTGGTATTAGCGATCTTAGTTTCTTTGCTAATGCAATAGACACAAGAACTTCAGGTATTGATGCTGTAGTAAGCAAAAGAAATATTGCAATAGGAAACGGTAAACTAGATTTAAATCTTTCTGGTAACATTACTTTACAGAACGAAAGAGATGGTGCTGTTAAAAACCCTAAAATTGTTGAAGACGCAGGACAATCTGTAGTTAACGCAACACAAGAAGCTTTATTCTTTACTTCTCGTCCTGAAACAAAATGGATTTTAGGTGCTAATTACGATATTGGTAAATTTGGATTCTCTTTAAATAACACTTACTTCGGTAAGACTACTTTTCAACAAGGTGATTTAAATGAAAATATTCGTACTGAATTTATTCCAAAGGTCGTAACAGATTTAGGTGTTAATTATAATGCAACAGAAAAGCTAACTATTGCTTTAAACATTAACAACTTATTAAATGTTTTACCTGAATGGGAATTTAAAGCTAATAATGCTGAAGGTCAAGCAATAATGAATGATACGACAATAACTAGTTCTGGATTAACACCAATCCAAAATGAGTCTAATGCAATTACATTTAACCAACGTTATTCTCAAATGACTTACGATGGTTCTCACTTTAGTCAATTAGGAACTCTATTTAACTTATCGTTAAACTATAAATTCTAA
- the ychF gene encoding redox-regulated ATPase YchF has translation MKAGIVGLPNVGKSTLFNCLSNAKAQSANFPFCTIEPNIGVVNVPDLRLQKLEELVNPERVLPATVEIVDIAGLVKGASKGEGLGNQFLANIRETDAILHVLRCFDNDNIIHVDGKVDPISDKETIDIELQLKDLDTVDKKLDKVKRAAKTGNKEAQKEEAVLLKLKAGLEAGVSVRALEFTEDEDREFVKPSQLITDKPVMYVCNVDEGAAVNGNEYVDRVREAVKGEGAEVLVLAVGTEADITELDDYEERQMFLGDIGLDEPGSAKLIRSAYKLLNLQTYFTAGVKEVRAWTINIGSTAPQAAGVIHTDFEKGFIRAEVIGYDDYVEFGSEAKVKEAGKMRVEGKTYTVKDGDVMHFLFNV, from the coding sequence ATGAAAGCAGGAATAGTAGGCTTACCAAACGTAGGAAAATCAACTTTATTTAATTGTTTATCTAATGCAAAAGCGCAAAGTGCAAACTTTCCTTTTTGTACTATAGAACCAAATATAGGTGTGGTAAATGTACCAGATCTAAGACTTCAAAAATTAGAAGAATTAGTAAATCCGGAACGTGTTTTACCAGCAACTGTTGAGATTGTTGATATTGCAGGTCTTGTAAAAGGAGCTAGTAAAGGAGAAGGTTTAGGAAACCAATTCTTAGCGAATATTCGTGAGACTGATGCTATTTTACACGTATTACGTTGTTTTGATAACGATAATATTATTCATGTAGATGGAAAAGTGGATCCTATTAGTGATAAAGAAACTATCGATATAGAATTACAGCTAAAAGATTTAGATACAGTAGATAAGAAGCTTGATAAAGTAAAGCGTGCTGCAAAAACAGGAAATAAAGAAGCTCAGAAAGAAGAAGCTGTACTTTTAAAACTAAAAGCAGGATTAGAAGCAGGAGTATCTGTTCGCGCTTTAGAGTTTACAGAAGATGAGGATAGAGAGTTTGTAAAACCATCTCAGTTAATTACAGATAAACCAGTAATGTATGTTTGTAACGTAGATGAAGGTGCTGCAGTTAATGGAAACGAGTATGTAGATAGAGTTAGAGAAGCAGTTAAAGGTGAAGGTGCTGAGGTTTTAGTGCTTGCAGTAGGAACGGAAGCTGATATTACAGAATTAGATGATTACGAAGAGCGCCAAATGTTTTTAGGAGATATTGGTTTAGATGAGCCAGGTTCAGCTAAATTAATACGTTCGGCTTATAAGTTATTAAACCTACAAACCTATTTTACAGCAGGAGTTAAAGAAGTGCGTGCTTGGACAATAAATATTGGATCAACAGCACCTCAGGCAGCAGGAGTTATTCATACAGATTTCGAAAAAGGTTTTATTCGTGCTGAAGTTATTGGTTATGATGATTACGTAGAGTTTGGAAGTGAAGCTAAAGTAAAAGAAGCTGGTAAAATGAGAGTAGAAGGTAAGACTTATACTGTTAAAGATGGAGATGTTATGCATTTCTTATTTAATGTGTAA
- a CDS encoding DNA topoisomerase IV subunit B has product MAEETKYTEDNIRSLDWKEHIRMRPGMYIGKLGDGSSPDDGIYILLKEVLDNSIDEFVMGAGKTIEISVQGTKVIVRDYGRGIPLGKVVDVVSKMNTGGKYDSKAFKKSVGLNGVGTKAVNALSSYFRVESSRDGRSASADFEQGNLIDQELLEESSRRKGTKVSFVPDEVIFKNYKYRPEYIVKMLKNYVYLNPGLTIVFNGEKYFSENGLKDLLSEKIAESDLLYPIIHLRGDDIEVALTHSKTQYSEEYNSFVNGQNTTQGGTHLIAFREAIVKTIRDFFGKQYDASDIRKSIVSAIAIKVMEPIFESQTKTKLGSTDMGGELPTVRTYINDFLKTQLDNYLHKNTDTAEKIQRKIMQAERERKELSGIRKLAKDRAKKSNLHNKKLRDCRVHFGDAKNPRNLESTLFITEGDSASGSITKSRDVNTQAVFSLKGKPLNCYGLTKKIVYENEEFNLLQAALNIEESLADLRYNNVVIATDADVDGMHIRLLLITFFLQFFPEVIKEGHLYILQTPLFRVRNKKKTIYCYSDEEKRNALEELKPKPEITRFKGLGEISPDEFVHFIGDDIRLDPVMLDDNMSIDELLSFYMGKNTPTRQEFIINNLKVEVDLIEEEK; this is encoded by the coding sequence ATGGCTGAAGAAACTAAATATACCGAAGATAATATACGCTCGCTCGACTGGAAAGAACACATTCGTATGCGTCCAGGAATGTATATTGGTAAATTAGGTGATGGTTCTTCGCCAGACGATGGTATTTATATTCTACTTAAAGAAGTGTTAGACAACTCTATAGATGAGTTTGTAATGGGAGCAGGTAAAACCATTGAGATTTCTGTTCAAGGTACAAAAGTGATTGTTCGCGATTACGGTCGAGGTATTCCACTTGGAAAAGTTGTAGATGTAGTGTCTAAAATGAATACTGGTGGAAAGTACGATTCTAAAGCCTTTAAAAAATCGGTAGGATTAAACGGTGTTGGTACAAAGGCAGTAAACGCATTATCATCTTACTTTAGAGTAGAATCTTCTCGAGATGGTAGAAGTGCCTCTGCAGATTTCGAGCAAGGTAACCTTATAGATCAAGAGCTTTTAGAAGAATCGAGTAGAAGAAAAGGAACAAAAGTATCTTTCGTTCCAGATGAAGTTATCTTCAAAAATTATAAATACAGACCAGAGTACATAGTGAAAATGCTAAAAAACTATGTATACCTAAATCCAGGTTTAACTATAGTTTTTAATGGCGAAAAATATTTCAGTGAAAACGGTTTAAAAGATTTATTATCTGAAAAAATAGCAGAATCAGATTTGCTCTATCCAATTATTCATCTTCGTGGTGATGATATAGAAGTTGCATTAACACACAGTAAAACACAATATAGCGAAGAGTATAACAGTTTTGTAAACGGACAAAACACAACACAAGGAGGAACACACTTAATAGCTTTTAGAGAAGCCATTGTTAAAACCATTCGTGATTTCTTTGGGAAGCAATACGATGCATCAGATATTAGAAAATCTATTGTATCAGCCATTGCAATAAAAGTAATGGAGCCTATTTTCGAAAGTCAGACAAAAACAAAGTTAGGTTCTACAGATATGGGAGGCGAGTTGCCAACCGTTAGAACTTATATAAACGACTTTTTAAAAACACAACTAGATAATTATTTACACAAGAATACAGATACAGCAGAGAAAATTCAGCGTAAAATTATGCAAGCAGAACGCGAGCGTAAAGAATTATCTGGTATTAGAAAATTAGCCAAAGACAGAGCTAAAAAATCTAATTTACACAATAAGAAGTTACGCGATTGTCGTGTGCACTTTGGTGATGCAAAAAATCCTAGAAATTTAGAGTCGACGCTTTTTATCACAGAGGGAGATTCCGCATCTGGTAGTATTACCAAATCTCGAGATGTAAATACACAAGCTGTTTTTAGTTTAAAAGGAAAGCCGCTTAACTGTTATGGATTAACAAAGAAAATTGTTTACGAAAACGAAGAATTTAACTTATTGCAAGCTGCACTTAATATAGAAGAATCTCTTGCCGATTTGCGTTACAATAACGTAGTAATAGCAACAGATGCAGATGTCGATGGTATGCATATTCGTTTGTTATTGATTACATTTTTTCTTCAGTTTTTTCCAGAAGTAATAAAAGAAGGACATTTGTATATTTTACAAACACCTTTGTTTAGAGTGCGTAACAAGAAGAAAACAATTTATTGCTATTCTGATGAAGAAAAAAGAAACGCATTAGAAGAATTAAAACCAAAACCAGAAATTACCCGATTTAAAGGACTTGGTGAGATTTCGCCAGACGAATTTGTGCATTTTATTGGCGACGATATTCGTTTAGATCCAGTAATGTTAGACGATAATATGTCTATAGATGAATTATTATCTTTCTATATGGGAAAAAATACACCAACACGACAAGAATTTATTATAAATAATTTGAAGGTTGAGGTTGATTTAATTGAGGAGGAAAAATAA
- a CDS encoding DNA gyrase/topoisomerase IV subunit A: MTEDQNDDLENLTNEENQEPQETITRITGMYKEWFLDYASYVILERAVPAIEDGFKPVQRRIMHSMKDLDDGRYNKVANIVGHTMQYHPHGDASIADAMVQIGQKDLLIDTQGNWGNILTGDRAAASRYIEARISKFGLDVVFNPKITEWQQSYDGRRKEPTNLPVMFPLLLAQGGEGIAVGLSTKILPHNFIELIDASIKHLQGKRFTILPDFPTAGVADFSNYNDGLRGGKVRVRAKISQTDKNTLVITEIPFGTTTSSLIDSILKANDKGKIKIKKIEDNTAANVEILIQLPSGLSPDKTIDALFAFTSCESSISPLGCVIEDNKPLFVGVTEMLRRSTDNTVQLLKQELEIKLGEFEEQWHFASLERIFIENRIYRDIEEEETWDGVITAIDKGLQPHIKHLKRAITVEDITRLTEIRIKRISKFDIDKAQQKIDALEEQIAEVKHHLANLIDYAIAYFTRLKKEYGEGRERKTEIRTFGDVDATKVIIRNTKLYVNREEGFIGTSLRKDEYVGDCSDIDDIIAFTGDGKMMVTKVDSKTFIGKDIIHVAIFKKKDKRTIYNLIYRDGSKGASYIKRFAVTSITRDKEYDLTNGTKSSKLWYFSANPNGEAEVISISLRQVGSVKKLKWDVDFTDILIKGRASKGNVVTKYPIKSIELKEKGISTLKPRKIWFDDTVQRLNVDGRGELVGEFKGEDMLLTINQKGMVKTVTPEVTLHFDDDMIVMEKWIPKKPISAIYFDGEKEKYYVKRFVIEHEGREESFITEHEKSQLEIVSTDWKPMAEIVFAKERGKDRREDEAVNIEDFISVKGITALGNQLTKYKVNQVNLLESLPYEAPEEIPVEEINVVDAVVVEDTLPIDVPVVDIEKPTREFKNKEDKAKKALERAIQKKKDDQEEKDQTSLF; the protein is encoded by the coding sequence ATGACAGAAGACCAAAACGACGATTTAGAAAACTTAACTAACGAAGAAAACCAAGAACCACAAGAAACCATTACCAGAATTACTGGAATGTATAAAGAGTGGTTTCTTGATTATGCTTCGTATGTAATTTTAGAACGTGCAGTGCCAGCTATTGAGGATGGTTTTAAGCCTGTGCAACGTCGTATCATGCATTCTATGAAGGATCTTGACGATGGTCGTTACAACAAAGTAGCAAACATTGTAGGTCACACCATGCAGTATCATCCACATGGAGATGCGAGTATTGCAGATGCTATGGTTCAAATTGGCCAAAAAGATTTACTAATAGATACACAAGGAAACTGGGGAAATATATTAACAGGAGATAGAGCAGCAGCTTCACGTTATATTGAAGCACGAATTTCTAAATTTGGATTAGATGTTGTTTTTAATCCTAAAATTACAGAGTGGCAGCAGAGTTACGATGGTAGACGTAAAGAGCCTACCAATTTACCTGTAATGTTTCCGTTATTATTAGCGCAAGGAGGAGAAGGAATTGCAGTAGGTTTATCGACTAAAATATTACCACACAATTTTATTGAATTGATTGACGCTTCAATAAAACATTTACAAGGCAAGCGTTTTACTATTCTTCCAGATTTCCCAACGGCTGGTGTTGCAGATTTTTCAAATTATAATGATGGTTTAAGAGGCGGAAAAGTACGTGTTCGTGCTAAGATTTCTCAAACCGATAAAAACACGTTGGTAATTACCGAAATTCCTTTTGGTACCACAACATCATCACTTATCGATTCTATATTAAAAGCCAATGATAAAGGAAAGATTAAGATTAAAAAGATTGAAGACAATACAGCTGCTAACGTAGAAATATTAATTCAATTACCATCTGGTTTATCACCAGATAAAACTATAGATGCCTTATTTGCTTTCACAAGTTGTGAAAGTTCAATTTCACCTTTAGGTTGTGTTATTGAAGATAACAAGCCGTTATTTGTTGGTGTTACCGAAATGCTTCGTAGAAGTACAGATAACACAGTCCAACTCTTAAAACAAGAACTTGAAATTAAATTAGGAGAGTTTGAAGAGCAATGGCATTTTGCAAGTTTAGAACGTATTTTTATAGAAAATAGAATCTATCGTGATATTGAAGAAGAAGAAACTTGGGATGGTGTAATTACTGCTATCGATAAAGGGCTTCAGCCACATATAAAACATTTAAAACGCGCAATAACTGTAGAAGATATTACACGTTTAACTGAAATTCGAATCAAGCGTATTTCAAAATTCGATATTGACAAAGCACAACAAAAAATTGATGCTTTAGAAGAGCAAATAGCAGAGGTAAAGCATCATCTTGCAAATCTTATAGATTATGCAATTGCATACTTTACTAGGTTAAAAAAGGAATATGGAGAAGGTAGAGAGCGTAAAACGGAAATCCGTACGTTTGGAGATGTAGATGCTACCAAAGTTATTATTAGAAACACGAAACTTTACGTTAATAGAGAAGAAGGTTTTATTGGTACTTCTTTGCGTAAAGATGAGTATGTTGGTGATTGTAGTGATATTGATGATATTATTGCATTTACAGGAGACGGAAAAATGATGGTTACTAAAGTGGATTCTAAAACCTTTATTGGTAAAGATATTATTCACGTCGCAATATTTAAAAAGAAAGACAAGCGTACTATTTATAACCTAATTTATCGAGATGGAAGTAAAGGTGCGTCTTATATAAAGCGTTTTGCAGTTACCTCAATTACTAGAGATAAGGAATACGATTTAACAAATGGAACAAAAAGTTCTAAATTATGGTATTTCTCTGCAAACCCTAATGGAGAAGCAGAAGTTATTTCGATTTCTCTGCGTCAAGTTGGTAGTGTGAAAAAATTAAAATGGGATGTCGATTTTACAGATATTTTAATTAAAGGCCGTGCTTCAAAAGGTAATGTGGTTACTAAATATCCAATTAAATCTATAGAATTAAAGGAGAAAGGAATTTCAACATTAAAACCACGTAAAATATGGTTCGATGATACTGTGCAACGTTTAAATGTTGATGGTAGAGGAGAATTAGTAGGTGAATTTAAAGGCGAAGATATGCTGTTAACTATCAACCAAAAAGGTATGGTAAAAACAGTAACTCCAGAAGTGACGCTTCATTTTGATGATGATATGATTGTTATGGAAAAGTGGATTCCGAAGAAACCAATTTCGGCTATTTATTTCGATGGCGAAAAAGAGAAATATTACGTTAAGCGTTTTGTAATTGAACATGAAGGCAGAGAAGAGAGTTTTATTACAGAGCACGAAAAGTCGCAATTAGAAATTGTATCTACAGATTGGAAACCTATGGCAGAAATTGTATTTGCCAAAGAAAGAGGTAAAGATAGAAGAGAAGACGAAGCGGTTAATATTGAAGACTTTATTTCGGTTAAAGGAATTACTGCTTTAGGAAACCAATTAACGAAATATAAGGTAAACCAGGTTAATTTGTTAGAGTCTTTGCCATACGAAGCTCCGGAGGAAATTCCTGTTGAAGAAATTAACGTTGTTGATGCCGTTGTGGTAGAGGATACTTTGCCAATAGATGTTCCTGTTGTTGACATTGAAAAGCCTACAAGAGAATTTAAAAACAAAGAAGACAAAGCTAAAAAGGCTTTAGAAAGGGCTATACAAAAGAAAAAAGATGATCAAGAAGAAAAGGATCAAACTTCATTGTTTTAA
- a CDS encoding TerC family protein: MLDFLLTSDAIFALLTLTFLEIILGIDNIVFISIAANKLPEEQRGKVTNIGLLFAMVQRIILLFFVSFLVGLSKPFKIIETNWFHLEISWQALILFCGGLFLIYKSTSEIREKVETPKHDENEVKGKVIKSFQQAIVQILIIDFIFSIDSILTAVGMTNGLSDNQDHNLILMIIAVVISIAIMIGFANKIRRFIDENPSIQILGLSFLILIGFMLLTEAAHLSHTEFFGNTVGAIPKGYLYFAIAFSLLVEFLNQKVSKTKEDN; encoded by the coding sequence ATGCTTGACTTTCTTCTAACTTCAGATGCTATTTTTGCTTTATTAACTTTAACCTTTCTTGAAATTATTCTTGGTATAGATAATATTGTATTTATTTCTATTGCTGCAAATAAACTACCAGAAGAGCAACGTGGAAAAGTAACAAACATAGGATTACTGTTTGCGATGGTACAACGTATAATTTTACTATTTTTTGTATCGTTTTTAGTTGGCTTATCTAAACCTTTTAAAATAATTGAAACGAACTGGTTTCACCTTGAAATTAGCTGGCAAGCATTGATACTGTTTTGTGGTGGTTTATTTTTAATTTATAAATCTACTTCAGAAATAAGAGAAAAAGTAGAAACACCAAAACATGATGAAAACGAAGTAAAAGGAAAAGTGATAAAGTCTTTTCAGCAAGCTATTGTACAAATACTAATTATTGATTTTATTTTTTCTATTGATTCTATTTTAACTGCTGTTGGAATGACTAACGGGTTATCCGACAACCAAGACCATAACTTAATTTTAATGATAATTGCTGTGGTTATCTCCATTGCAATAATGATTGGCTTTGCAAACAAGATTAGACGCTTTATAGACGAAAACCCAAGTATTCAAATATTAGGCTTATCGTTTTTAATATTAATTGGCTTTATGCTTCTTACAGAAGCTGCCCACTTATCTCATACAGAATTTTTTGGAAACACTGTTGGAGCAATACCTAAAGGCTATTTATATTTTGCAATTGCCTTTTCTTTATTGGTAGAGTTTTTGAATCAGAAAGTTAGTAAAACGAAAGAAGACAATTAA
- a CDS encoding DNA topoisomerase IV codes for MKHLLFLFILIVSCQQPERNCTDYKTGSFEFNYNDNGVEKTGHILRTEKLQIETYDNKIDSSEVRWINDCEVVFKTINPKRMADKNDIHLKILSTTDSGYTFEYSYVGKSEKQKGTVTKTKLIKD; via the coding sequence ATGAAACACTTACTCTTCCTATTTATTCTTATTGTTAGTTGCCAACAACCAGAACGAAATTGTACTGATTATAAAACAGGTTCTTTTGAATTTAATTACAATGATAATGGCGTCGAAAAAACGGGACACATATTAAGGACAGAAAAGCTCCAAATAGAAACTTACGATAATAAAATAGATTCATCCGAAGTAAGATGGATTAACGATTGCGAAGTGGTATTTAAAACCATCAACCCAAAACGTATGGCTGATAAAAATGATATTCATTTAAAAATTCTAAGCACTACAGATTCTGGTTATACTTTTGAATATTCTTATGTTGGAAAATCTGAAAAGCAAAAAGGCACTGTTACAAAAACTAAATTAATTAAAGACTAA
- a CDS encoding helix-turn-helix transcriptional regulator, whose amino-acid sequence MINNEEFTKRLKKVIDYYGESASSFAEKISVQRSSISHILSGRNKPSLEFVLKVLSSFPEVELYWLMNGKGNFPSDKNEEQKVEQKPKPENEDLFSESQTKKNPTEISEVKQITSNSKKEIDRIIIFYKDGSFSNFEN is encoded by the coding sequence ATGATAAACAACGAAGAATTTACTAAAAGACTTAAAAAAGTTATAGATTACTATGGTGAAAGCGCGTCTTCTTTTGCCGAAAAAATTAGTGTGCAACGCTCAAGTATTTCGCATATACTTTCTGGTAGAAATAAACCAAGTTTGGAATTTGTATTAAAAGTACTCTCCTCTTTTCCGGAAGTAGAATTGTATTGGTTGATGAATGGAAAAGGAAATTTTCCTTCTGATAAAAATGAAGAACAAAAAGTAGAACAAAAACCAAAACCTGAAAATGAAGATTTATTTTCAGAATCTCAAACTAAAAAAAATCCAACTGAAATTTCTGAAGTAAAACAAATTACTTCAAATTCTAAAAAAGAAATTGATCGCATTATTATTTTCTACAAAGATGGTAGTTTCTCAAATTTTGAGAATTAA